In Scylla paramamosain isolate STU-SP2022 chromosome 16, ASM3559412v1, whole genome shotgun sequence, the genomic window CCTACACTTGCTCCCCCTCTCCGCCACTCACCTGTGAGGTGCAAGTCTCCCCCCGGCAGCAGCTGCATCAGCTGTCCGCTGCTCACCGCCACGCCCTCGCGCGTCCAACTGGTTGTGGGAGATGGTGAGCCAAGACCCCGGCAGCCCAAAGTGACGCCCGCCCCCACGCCCACGTGCCACGTTCTGCctccaccaacagcagcagggGTGTAGCTGGGCTTGGGGTTGGGGATGGCGGTGATTCTTGGTGACGGGGTGCCCTCCCCTGCTACGGTGTTGGCCGTCACCCACACCTGAGACGAGGCGGAATGGATTACCTGCCGCATCACTCTCCAGGCTGAGAAGTAAAACATTCCTGACGCAGCACAAAGAGGCAGCCGTGGCGCCGCTGACTCACCTGCACCCTGGAGGCAGGCGTGAGGCCGCTCAGCTCCCGCCACGTGGCCTCCGAGCCCCCGGCGCCCACCACGTCCCTGATCGCCACCTGTAACGAGGAAGCAACACTTTCATCTCTGCAGAAAAGCGTGACCTGTTGTTAATGGACAATTCTGTCTTAACATTTTACTTTCTGgtttcccttccctcgcctcctcacCTGCTCGTCCCTGGAGGAGTACAGGGTGTAGTGGAGGATGGTGCCAGTGTGGGGCCGCGGCGGCGACCATGTGACCAGCAGCGTGGTGGGGCCAGTTACCATTGCCCTCACTCCCTCAGGCGGGCCGGGCACTGGGGGACATGAGTAAAAGTATTAATACAGGCGATAAACTTTCAATATTAGTATGTTAAGTCAAACTGTTGTACTGCCCATTGTGTTTTGATGGGTCAATTAATACTGTTCAGTTCTTTGCTCAGACTGGAAGCTCGAATTCTAGTCACTACACAAAGATACAAAAGAAAGGTTTCAGTTCCTCACCATCGTCCTCAGTGACGCAGAAGACTGGTCGGCTGGGCGGAGAGAAGCCCACCTCATTGAACGCCTTCACCCTCACGCTGATGTTGGTGGCGGGAGGCAGGGAGTCCAGGTTCTTCTCCAAGTTGGTGGTGTTCACCTCCCACGCGCTGCCTGGTGAGGGACACGCGCTGTTAGATCACATGGGTTAATAGTACAGTTCCATTACTCTGCGTTAATCAGTGAGGCATAGATGCTAAGGAACTTCAGTACTTGATGGCTGTggacaacttttttatcattctccttGAGTGAACAGCGTGGGCGTATGTACAGGGTGCTGCAGGCCACTCACTGTCACCGGAGGACTGGACGTGTCTGGTGGGCGTGGCGACGATGGTGTAGCCGCTGACAGGAGCATGGACGCAACTAGTGGAGGGCGGCGACCACCACACCCTCACTCCACCGCGCCCCGACCCACGGCACGATACACCGGCAGGAGAACACGATGGAGCTGCGGGAAGGTGTGAGAGAGTCATGGTTTACcacaaaaatgagaaagaaaaaaaaaaacattcccttCGCGTTTCTCCTATCTCTCCCGTGTTTCAATGTCCCACCGCCTACCGTCATGAGAGGTGGAGTCGACGATCCTGGGGGAGGAGAGCGGCCCCGGCCCCGCCCTGGTGAAGGCTCGCACAGCCACCTCGTACAGGGACGCCGGCACCAGGCCGCGTACCTCGTACTGCTCCACGCCGCCCAAGTCTGAGAGGAAGCAGTGGGAAGGATTGAAGGGAGTTTTCATAAGTTTtggcttctttctccttcccccctccccccattctctctctctctctctctctctctctctctctctctctctctcaccgatgACGGGCCTGGTGATGAAGGTGAAGTGGCCCTGCAGGTTCTGGCGGCGCAGAGCGAGAGTGTAGCCTCTGAGGGTCCCATGGGTGAGGCGGGGGTCTGGGGCACGCCAGGTGACCAGCAAAGAGCGGGGGCCCCCGGCCGCTACCCTCACGTCCCTGGGAGCTCCGGAGGGCGCTgtggaataaaaaggaagcgCGTGGACATGACGGAACTGAGGTGGCGACTTGATACGTAGTGATGCAATGATTTCCAGAACCTGTCACATGCCAGCGTTGGTCTTCACGGCACTCACCCTCCTCCGTGGTGGTGAAGAGCTGCGTGGGTGAGGGCAGCGACACCCCAAGGTCGTTGTGCGCCATCAGCCTGACCACATATGTGAGGTGTGGGGAGAGGCCTGTCAGCACATGTGACGCGGCCCACTGACCCACACTCACGTTACGACCGTGCGACGCCCACGTCTCGTCCTCCGCTGCTGcttgagagatggaaaaaacaaactttatttatAAACATATTGAgggaaaatgacagaaaaagacAAGCAGAGAGAAGAACAAATGCACCGCAGCGCCTTGGCGATGAGTGGCGTGTCGCGGGTGATAGTGGCgctgggagtgaaggaaggagacgagTACCTTTGTACTGGATGGTGACGGCGGCAGGCTGGGGGAGGCGCCACGTCACCACGGCGGACCGGCTGGTGACCTCGCTCACCTCAACGTTAGAGGGTGGCGTGGGAGGCTCTGGGGACAGGGATGAAAGTAGAAATGTGTcgaattattgaaaaaaaaaataaataaaaaaaaaacaggagagagtgTGGCACAATAACGGtaagcaaaattcaggaaagtaACATATATTGTAGTAATGAGGACTGAAAACTTGTAAAAGATGGCAGTATCAATAtggatacataaataaataaataagcatctTTCCAGACAGGTGTTCCCGAGGTGGGATtcaaagagaaaagatgggtgCGGACACTCACCTATGATGGCAACGTCGAACACCTGCGAGTGGTCCCCGTGAGGGTTGCTGGCGCGGCAGGTGTAGGGGCCCGCGTCGGCAGCTGTGACGGAGTGCATCTCCAGCACCGCCCTCACCACCCCGCCCCCCTCGCTCTCCCTGATGGTGGCCctagggaagtgaagggaagaatgaggaggagaagaggagtggaATGCAATACGGAAGTGATAAGATGTAAAATGAGATGGTTTGGTCACGTAGTTAGATGAGTAGACCAGGAACTGATTAAAATAGTCTGAAGAAGAtcgaggggaagaaagagagtgagatggagggatatAATTGaggtagaactgcaaaggataggagtcacagaggaagatgcaaaggACAGAAACACCTGCATAAGACCCGTACATGGCGCCAACACTTGACTTGAAGAAAACAACGaacggagaaaaaagtgagtagGTAGATCTGAATTTTATGTCTCACAATTAATCGTACTTATATCCTTCATTAAATGGAAGATGTATATAGATGTTCACGGATATCTTTGTAGTTAACATTTTTAGAATAGTGTTTTAGTATTATTACTGAAGCTCAATAATGATAGTGTAAATAGGACAGCGTGCTACCTATGTCCGGGTGATATAGGGGCGTGGTGCCTCAGccaggtgagagtgagagggtcgTCACCTGTGGCCTCACACGTCACTGTCACCACCTGGCCGGCGTGTCCCGTCACCCTTCCCCCCTCCGTCATCACTCGGGCAGGGGCTGAGGGCGAACAAGAAGGCTGAATGAAGAGGAACTCATGAATGAAGCACAGGTAGTTGAGGCAAATGAACTGTGGGACAGGTGCGTGAGAGACTggcgggagaggaagtgagtgaaACAGGTGAATAAGGAGGGATGGTGAGTTAGGCAGGTGTAGTTTATGGACTGCGTATTTTGCTTCGGTAAATTAGTCTTGTTCTTgattataagaaaagtaatCTGTGTGATGACAATACTGTAAAGCTGTGGACAATgaactactgccactactgctaATGGATGAGAGGGACACGTGAGTCATCAAGCACCTGCACATCACAGTAATACTCTCTGCACGTCCTTCCCCCGCCAGAGGTGTATTCTATTTATCTACTGACCACGATTACACAAATACTCTAGAAAAAATGTATCTCAGAGATAGTGTacattgaaatgaaaaatacagaTAAGAGACTCGATGGTCCAATGAAAAATTTCTAAGTAGTTATAAAACATGTGATCTGTGGCCTACCATGTACAGTGAGCTGGACGGCCTTGGAGATCGGCTTCCCCACGGAGTTCGCGGCACGGCAGAGGTACCAGCCAGCATCCGTGGTCTTGGTGTTCTGCAGAATGAGCGAGCCGTTGGACGCCTGCGAGGACCTGAGACCGTCCACCACCAACGGCTGGAAGTCCATCTTGGTGTTCCCTGTAGTAGCGTGGCAGGTAATGGATTGTGTAGATGCACAGAGGATAGCTTAAGTACTTAAAGGGCATTTAGGGATACGTAGGGAGATAGATGCAGGTATAATGGTTACTTCTGCATTAATGCTTCGTAAAATAATATTTGAGAAAAGTACAACACATGTAGCAAACTGTGGTCAAATTTAATGTTGTGCATTTCAGAACGTCTTCACTCATATTCCGGTCACATAAGTCTACGTACCTGGCGCCTTCATCCAGGTAATGACGGGCTGCGGGTGGCCGCGGGCACTGCAGTCCAGCACCACCGTGGAATCCACCAGCGCCGTGTTTCCCCCGGGCTCCACCACCCACCGCGGCGACACCTGACGCGGGAGGACGGATAAGAGAGGGTCAGGTGAGCTTGAATGAGGCGAGTGACACTTACCTATAATTTCTCAACCTGTTCTTTATATCTGTAACACATAAACTGCGACGGGAGGACGGGGAAGAGGGCGTCAGTCTTCAGGTATGTATAGAAAGTCTCACTTACTCTCGTCTACAACTCGTTTTGCTGTCCTTCACATCTGTGGCCTAAAAAATTGTATTCCGTTCTATACTTtggactgtattctgaaacacctctgcgcctCACGTCCACCACTTTAAAAAGGTTGTAGTTGAAGGTACACGGATTTTCAATGGTGTCTACACGGTcttagtgagagattaacaagatttctacattattaataggaaaaacactctttgaAACCCGGCTAATAATCTATGTGGCCTTGAAAaccagtcgtggtgagagcaaagcgtttctgaatacgggcctttCATTTATGTTCGTGTTCTGAAGAGGTTGAGCAGGTTTGCCCCCTCAGTAACTCACCCTGACTTTGAGAGTGGCGGTGTGATTGACGGAGGCGGCGGCGTTGGCGGCCTCACACGTGTAAGTGCCCGAGTGGTGTTCCTGCAGCCGCTTGAACACCAGCACCTAAGGGAGTGAGGCGATTAGTTGAGCCGCTTCTATGAAGGAAATTTACGGTATATCTATATTCATAAACATGTAGAAGGCtgcagtataaaaaaaaaaaaaacatgagtttAGCGAAGAGCCACGACCTAGAGTCAATATATCGATCCAGCCACTCCCTCCATCAGCTGCAGCTTCACGAAAACAGCCTGGGAGACAAATAGGATATTGACAACACACACAGTAAATTGCATCAAAGTCCTCCATCAAAGGCACACGTTTTCAAATATCACACGTTTTCTTTTGAAGCTTTCCAAGGCTCACCTTCGAAAAGTCGCTAACTTGTTTACTCTCGAGGTCCGGGTCATGCTGGAGGTGGCGGCCATCCTTGAGCCAGTTGATGGTGATGGGCAGATCGCCGCCCGTCACCATACACGACAGCTGCGTCCGCCGCCCCTCCTCCAGCCCCGCCCGAAAGGTGAACGTGTCAATCTCTGGCGGCTCTGAGGATTAGAAAAGACCAAGTTTTATTTTGCTTCCATGTAGGTCATAAAACCCACTAAATGAAGGATCGAAGAGAGGGTTTGCAGGAGAAACTGGTACATGCAGGAACGTGTTGGTGGggcgagaggaagagaaatatccAAGAGCATGTTCAGCCTGGGAGGCAGAGGCTTGAAGGAaaagggtgagagggagtggcGACTCACTGAGGACGTGCAGGAAGGTGTGCGAGGCGGCTGTCTGGCCCTGTCTGCCCGTCACCACGCAGGAGTAGCGACCGGCGTCCTCGTGGCTCGCCGTCCGCACCAGCAGCGTGCCGTTGCTTAGCACTTcttgcctgcaacacacacgcCCTTCAGCACCTCCTTCAGCACTCCTCTGTCACTGTTGTCACCTGAATCAGGATGAATTAGGACTCACTGGCAAGAGAAGGTCAGGTGTGGGGTTCTTACctgatggaggaggggagggagcgccCGTCCCTCCTCCAGGAGACAGCGGGCACCGGATACCCGCCCGCGGGACACCACAGCCGCACGTCCTCCCCCGCCACGGCAGTCACGTTAGGCATGGCGCGCACGAAAGGCGGACCTGTGGGGGGTGGGCGAGTTTGTAGGCGGCGACTTCGAGGCAGGCAAACATGAGATGAGGGAACTATAGATCGGCCTAAGTGTAAATAGGCCTTTGGTACTCGAGGCACCTGCTGCCCCAACCACTTGGACCCCAAAATGTCTCTAGACGTCTGGACTACAGGCTTCTAGAAGGCAGTGTGTTGATCCGCACACACCAATATAATGTTCACCAGTCCATCCATCTACTTATTTAACCACATACctccatccactcaaccacttAACCACTCAACCACCCCCAATCCACTTACCAATCCATCCAGCCATTGACTCCCATCGATCCATCCATTCAACCACCCGTCCACTCACACACtctacacacacattcatccatccatccatccatctatccacacaACTATTCACACTCTCATCCACCTACCCCTCTACTGACCagcccatccacccatctaacaacacacctacctacaactcattcatccatccatccatctatccaacCATCCACTTACTCTTCCATCCACATTTcaatccacccatccattcatttaGCCATACATGAATGCAGCTACCCATTCACACACCcctccatacacacacccatTAACTAACCTAAACATTTACTCACTCATCTATCCACCCACCCAAATATCCACCCACCGAGCCACTCACGCATCCACTCACCCTTCCACCTATCCATTCGTTCACCCATTCACACATCTGTCCACAAATTAATCAATCCATCCATCTAGCTACCTACCCCCGTTTACCCTTCCATACACCCACCTACTCGCACATCAGTCCTTCATTCACTAAtccatcttagagagagagagaagggtgggagGCTTTGGTGTAGGAGAGTAGATGGGTGGTTGTATGGGTAAGTGGTTGGGTGGGTGAGTATGAATGAGTAAGTAGGTTTGTGGAGAGTCACTGGACAatggatagatgggtggatggattagcgggtggttgtggttgtggatgGGTAGGTTAATGTGCAGTGGGTGGTAGATGGATGGGTTGCTAGGTGGGTGGTTTGGTGAGTGTGGATAGGATAATGGATGGGtgagtgtgagtgggtgggttaGTAGGTAGGAGACGAGTGGAAGGATAAGCGGGTGGACCTGTAGGTAATGTGTGGTGGGTGAATGGGTAGATGTGGTTGAGTGGGTGTCTGGATGGGTGGGCTAatgggtgtgggtgagtgggtgagtgtgagtcggtggatagatggatggagttacggctgtgtgtgggtggatgtgagTGGATGGATATGGTTTAGCGTTTaagtggatgtgtggatgtgaTTTGGTAAGTAGTGGGTGGGCTGGCAAACATTATATTGGTCCATGTGGATCCACATGTTTGATTCACAAAGTCTGAAGTCCAGACGTCTGTGTTTGAGTTTTATAGAGATATTATGGGGACCAAGTGGTTTGGGTACCAAGTGTGTCTAACACCAAACATTCTGAGGCCTATTTGCTCTCAGgccgatctgtcttgaggatcatctgacctgAGGCTTGTATGACCTGAGTACCATCCGCCCCTATACCAAGTGATTGTAAACCACAGGGGGCGGTGGGCGGTGGGATGGGAGACTCACCGTACACATTGAGGCGGGCGGAGTGCGCCTGGGCGCCGTGGGCGTTGTGGGCGGTGCAAGTGTAGGTGCCGCCCTCCCGCACCGTCACGTCACTCAGGTTCACGTGGCTCACCACCTGCCCCAGCGCGGTGCGGAAGCTGCCCACGCTGGTCCTGGGGAGGGAGGCCAGAGATGTATAGGCGAGGGACGTTTCAGTTTTTAATAGTGAAGTTTGAATatgaggggaaggggtgagcGGTGCACGGTGCATGTCTCGGGgatgcagggagggaaggactcCTGGGAGGGGACGGTTAATGGTGGGGGTGGAGACTGGTGTGGGGAGGTGGGCGGCTCGGGAGCTATACTGTACTTAGACCGATTTGTCTTAAGGATCATCTGACTTGAGGCCTTTATGACCTGATTACCATCCACCCTAGTACCAAGTGACTGTAAACCGGGAGGATCCTTGGACAGGTCTgacaggtgaggagaggtgagcGGCTCCTGGGCAGGGCGCGCGGCACGACTCACCGGTGGGAGGGCGGCAGAGGCTGCTGGTCGCGGGTCCAGGTGATCACTGGCGGGGGAGAGCCCACAGCTGAGCACTTGAGGGACACGGGAGCCCCGGGGGACACTGTCTGGTCGATCGGCGTGTAGCGGAACTGTGGGGCGGACTCTggggagaaggaacaggagaattAGCGACTCATGAGAGAAGCTGGTAATATCTGTACACATGGAAggctacaacagcagcagcaggagtagagGATCTGTGTGCAGTACCTGTGTGCGGGTAATGGGACAAGCCGAGGTCCCGCGACGCCCGACGTAGCCCACCGCCGACAAGCGCCTCGGTGTCCTGCTGGAGAGAAAATGCACCGTACTCTCAAATATCGAGTATATGGTTTGCTTGCTATTTGTTTCATATCTACTATATAGATCATGTCATGGGAACTGTGTGAATACAAAACAGAGGCAATAGATATATTACAAAACTGTGTCATGAATTGTTGACAGCTTTTATGAGAATATAATCCCAGCCAGGCACCAAACCTACTACGTTTTAccagaaagaataataatcagGAATGACCCGCCAGTGGCAAATGGGTCTCCACACTCACCTGGCCACGTGCGAGGTCAGCAATGTTAGCGGGCGGCGACAGGTAGTGACCCTGCACATCCCCAGGCCAGGCATCTCCCGCCACGAGTCTGGAGGcagcttccacctcctccacctcctccacctcctccacttcgttGTAAAATGCTTCCTCCACATAAAAAGCATgcctctccgcctcctcttcttcactagtTATGTATTCTagcttatcttcctcttctttttccacatcAGTCTTTTCCGCGGTCTCTGTGTCGGGGTACACAACATCGGCAACCTCACCGTCTGTCCCTGCAGGCCCACGCCCGCTGCCTGCTTGCGTCTGGTTTCTAAGGAAACAAAGAACACAGTTCATGGAAGAGATAAGGGTCTGGAGTTTGTTTatctggctgtctgtttgtttgtttgtccgtctgtatgTCCGTCAAAATGTAGtgtaaaaaacaacaaaaaataaaagggacacacacacacacacacacacacactctctctctctctctctctctctctctctcgtgatacgTGACATTTATTGCTCAAGTAACGAAACGAAAGGAGTGTTCAATAAAAGATTACTTTTATTAAAGTAAACGGAAATCCGCAAAGGGGATGATGACGCAGCGACGCTACCCTGCTGCTGGCTGAGGCCACTGACGCAATATCGTGATACACACGGCAGCCAATGAACGCCCTGCCGGCTTTTGGCTCGGTGTAGTTGCTGGCAAGGTGGGTGCCAGCTGCATGTCTGAACCTGCCATTCATTACTGTTCTTTTTCGTTAAAACATACATTTCCATCAATCTCTCTTTACTGGGTGTTATAAGACAGTGAGG contains:
- the LOC135108067 gene encoding cell adhesion molecule Dscam2-like isoform X6, whose amino-acid sequence is MLWCCAPDQIPQPLSTAVPLPTSAPQEPQEKQEGNYFTHQSSTTALPQQRDPPTITTTTTTTVQPQPHRHPATGFPSSRNQTQAGSGRGPAGTDGEVADVVYPDTETAEKTDVEKEEEDKLEYITSEEEEAERHAFYVEEAFYNEVEEVEEVEEVEAASRLVAGDAWPGDVQGHYLSPPANIADLARGQQDTEALVGGGLRRASRDLGLSHYPHTESAPQFRYTPIDQTVSPGAPVSLKCSAVGSPPPVITWTRDQQPLPPSHRTSVGSFRTALGQVVSHVNLSDVTVREGGTYTCTAHNAHGAQAHSARLNVYGPPFVRAMPNVTAVAGEDVRLWCPAGGYPVPAVSWRRDGRSLPSSIRQEVLSNGTLLVRTASHEDAGRYSCVVTGRQGQTAASHTFLHVLKPPEIDTFTFRAGLEEGRRTQLSCMVTGGDLPITINWLKDGRHLQHDPDLESKQVSDFSKVLVFKRLQEHHSGTYTCEAANAAASVNHTATLKVRVSPRWVVEPGGNTALVDSTVVLDCSARGHPQPVITWMKAPGNTKMDFQPLVVDGLRSSQASNGSLILQNTKTTDAGWYLCRAANSVGKPISKAVQLTVHAPARVMTEGGRVTGHAGQVVTVTCEATGDDPLTLTWLRHHAPISPGHRATIRESEGGGVVRAVLEMHSVTAADAGPYTCRASNPHGDHSQVFDVAIIEPPTPPSNVEVSEVTSRSAVVTWRLPQPAAVTIQYKAAAEDETWASHGRNVSVGQWAASHVLTGLSPHLTYVVRLMAHNDLGVSLPSPTQLFTTTEEAPSGAPRDVRVAAGGPRSLLVTWRAPDPRLTHGTLRGYTLALRRQNLQGHFTFITRPVIDLGGVEQYEVRGLVPASLYEVAVRAFTRAGPGPLSSPRIVDSTSHDAPSCSPAGVSCRGSGRGGVRVWWSPPSTSCVHAPVSGYTIVATPTRHVQSSGDSSAWEVNTTNLEKNLDSLPPATNISVRVKAFNEVGFSPPSRPVFCVTEDDVPGPPEGVRAMVTGPTTLLVTWSPPRPHTGTILHYTLYSSRDEQVAIRDVVGAGGSEATWRELSGLTPASRVQVWVTANTVAGEGTPSPRITAIPNPKPSYTPAAVGGGRTWHVGVGAGVTLGCRGLGSPSPTTSWTREGVAVSSGQLMQLLPGGDLHLTAVRESNNYTCWARSSAGVDSLTHQVVALTPPAAPSLSLSHASHHALNLTITSAGDGGAPILGYTVHHRGRAGEWVEVEVAPGVSGVVVRGLPCGAPHHVYLTAWNSQGASAPSPVLVANTLGSPPGRPEPERLVEVNSTCVTLRLYAWPELGCPIQSWKVELGTEDDGATWTPLHSRVTLDTTDLGVCDLASASWHLLRVTASSTAGDTTVVYRVATTDGAGGSIAAESVQEVLMSGVGGPGGWLDAHIVAGVVSALLLATAFIICVCVAVRRRRYGGYRQGDSVDEKGGSGEDDNARNSELTRAHLYSPTPTKKPRGSLASLKTQDDTSDPYEICPYATFSDRHAPAPPQSPAAYGHVGRQRSQSHYKETGEQEIAYITRGGRAEYGSRPKSIPGAQLPPTSTTPAPAAAPAASEQRQWAEEARKDTRGRQHRPRSRTRADTPGGGRDSSTESNDASSPVQQQRHHHHYQHHHHPQAGGGAGGRAGPHPLPPVRHARARTESSSSDSSTLTPPRPLHPPSAFSDSRELSEAECDRELRRGAEGEAGRARGGQQEIKAELTVLLQRYQQQQQQHRDEDVVQQQQQQQQQDGKRRAPERNPYTINV
- the LOC135108067 gene encoding cell adhesion molecule Dscam2-like isoform X4, which codes for MLWCCAPDQIPQPLSTAVPLPTSAPQEPQEKQEGNYFTHQSSTTALPQQRDPPTITTTTTTTVQPQPHRHPATGFPSSRNQTQAGSGRGPAGTDGEVADVVYPDTETAEKTDVEKEEEDKLEYITSEEEEAERHAFYVEEAFYNEVEEVEEVEEVEAASRLVAGDAWPGDVQGHYLSPPANIADLARGQQDTEALVGGGLRRASRDLGLSHYPHTESAPQFRYTPIDQTVSPGAPVSLKCSAVGSPPPVITWTRDQQPLPPSHRTSVGSFRTALGQVVSHVNLSDVTVREGGTYTCTAHNAHGAQAHSARLNVYGPPFVRAMPNVTAVAGEDVRLWCPAGGYPVPAVSWRRDGRSLPSSIRQEVLSNGTLLVRTASHEDAGRYSCVVTGRQGQTAASHTFLHVLKPPEIDTFTFRAGLEEGRRTQLSCMVTGGDLPITINWLKDGRHLQHDPDLESKQVSDFSKVLVFKRLQEHHSGTYTCEAANAAASVNHTATLKVRVSPRWVVEPGGNTALVDSTVVLDCSARGHPQPVITWMKAPGNTKMDFQPLVVDGLRSSQASNGSLILQNTKTTDAGWYLCRAANSVGKPISKAVQLTVHAPARVMTEGGRVTGHAGQVVTVTCEATGDDPLTLTWLRHHAPISPGHRATIRESEGGGVVRAVLEMHSVTAADAGPYTCRASNPHGDHSQVFDVAIIEPPTPPSNVEVSEVTSRSAVVTWRLPQPAAVTIQYKAAAEDETWASHGRNVSVGQWAASHVLTGLSPHLTYVVRLMAHNDLGVSLPSPTQLFTTTEEAPSGAPRDVRVAAGGPRSLLVTWRAPDPRLTHGTLRGYTLALRRQNLQGHFTFITRPVIDLGGVEQYEVRGLVPASLYEVAVRAFTRAGPGPLSSPRIVDSTSHDAPSCSPAGVSCRGSGRGGVRVWWSPPSTSCVHAPVSGYTIVATPTRHVQSSGDSSAWEVNTTNLEKNLDSLPPATNISVRVKAFNEVGFSPPSRPVFCVTEDDVPGPPEGVRAMVTGPTTLLVTWSPPRPHTGTILHYTLYSSRDEQVAIRDVVGAGGSEATWRELSGLTPASRVQVWVTANTVAGEGTPSPRITAIPNPKPSYTPAAVGGGRTWHVGVGAGVTLGCRGLGSPSPTTSWTREGVAVSSGQLMQLLPGGDLHLTAVRESNNYTCWARSSAGVDSLTHQVVALTPPAAPSLSLSHASHHALNLTITSAGDGGAPILGYTVHHRGRAGEWVEVEVAPGVSGVVVRGLPCGAPHHVYLTAWNSQGASAPSPVLVANTLGSPPGRPEPERLVEVNSTCVTLRLYAWPELGCPIQSWKVELGTEDDGATWTPLHSRVTLDTTDLGVCDLASASWHLLRVTASSTAGDTTVVYRVATTDGAGGSIAAESVQEVLMSGVGGPGGWLDAHIVAGVVSALLLATAFIICVCVAVRRRRYGGYRQGDSVDEKGGSGEDDNARNSELTRAHLYSPTPTKKPRGSLASLKTQDDTSDPYEICPYATFSSVPLALCSVGSSDGTLEYGLSLHAMTPRDCLDHPAAAPHPHLSDRHAPAPPQSPAAYGHVGRQRSQSHYKETEIAYITRGGRAEYGSRPKSIPGAQLPPTSTTPAPAAAPAASEQRQWAEEARKDTRGRQHRPRSRTRADTPGGGRDSSTESNDASSPVQQQRHHHHYQHHHHPQAGGGAGGRAGPHPLPPVRHARARTESSSSDSSTLTPPRPLHPPSAFSDSRELSEAECDRELRRGAEGEAGRARGGQQEIKAELTVLLQRYQQQQQQHRDEDVVQQQQQQQQQDGKRRAPERNPYTINV
- the LOC135108067 gene encoding cell adhesion molecule Dscam2-like isoform X1 translates to MLWCCAPDQIPQPLSTAVPLPTSAPQEPQEKQEGNYFTHQSSTTALPQQRDPPTITTTTTTTVQPQPHRHPATGFPSSRNQTQAGSGRGPAGTDGEVADVVYPDTETAEKTDVEKEEEDKLEYITSEEEEAERHAFYVEEAFYNEVEEVEEVEEVEAASRLVAGDAWPGDVQGHYLSPPANIADLARGQQDTEALVGGGLRRASRDLGLSHYPHTESAPQFRYTPIDQTVSPGAPVSLKCSAVGSPPPVITWTRDQQPLPPSHRTSVGSFRTALGQVVSHVNLSDVTVREGGTYTCTAHNAHGAQAHSARLNVYGPPFVRAMPNVTAVAGEDVRLWCPAGGYPVPAVSWRRDGRSLPSSIRQEVLSNGTLLVRTASHEDAGRYSCVVTGRQGQTAASHTFLHVLKPPEIDTFTFRAGLEEGRRTQLSCMVTGGDLPITINWLKDGRHLQHDPDLESKQVSDFSKVLVFKRLQEHHSGTYTCEAANAAASVNHTATLKVRVSPRWVVEPGGNTALVDSTVVLDCSARGHPQPVITWMKAPGNTKMDFQPLVVDGLRSSQASNGSLILQNTKTTDAGWYLCRAANSVGKPISKAVQLTVHAPARVMTEGGRVTGHAGQVVTVTCEATGDDPLTLTWLRHHAPISPGHRATIRESEGGGVVRAVLEMHSVTAADAGPYTCRASNPHGDHSQVFDVAIIEPPTPPSNVEVSEVTSRSAVVTWRLPQPAAVTIQYKAAAEDETWASHGRNVSVGQWAASHVLTGLSPHLTYVVRLMAHNDLGVSLPSPTQLFTTTEEAPSGAPRDVRVAAGGPRSLLVTWRAPDPRLTHGTLRGYTLALRRQNLQGHFTFITRPVIDLGGVEQYEVRGLVPASLYEVAVRAFTRAGPGPLSSPRIVDSTSHDAPSCSPAGVSCRGSGRGGVRVWWSPPSTSCVHAPVSGYTIVATPTRHVQSSGDSSAWEVNTTNLEKNLDSLPPATNISVRVKAFNEVGFSPPSRPVFCVTEDDVPGPPEGVRAMVTGPTTLLVTWSPPRPHTGTILHYTLYSSRDEQVAIRDVVGAGGSEATWRELSGLTPASRVQVWVTANTVAGEGTPSPRITAIPNPKPSYTPAAVGGGRTWHVGVGAGVTLGCRGLGSPSPTTSWTREGVAVSSGQLMQLLPGGDLHLTAVRESNNYTCWARSSAGVDSLTHQVVALTPPAAPSLSLSHASHHALNLTITSAGDGGAPILGYTVHHRGRAGEWVEVEVAPGVSGVVVRGLPCGAPHHVYLTAWNSQGASAPSPVLVANTLGSPPGRPEPERLVEVNSTCVTLRLYAWPELGCPIQSWKVELGTEDDGATWTPLHSRVTLDTTDLGVCDLASASWHLLRVTASSTAGDTTVVYRVATTDGAGGSIAAESVQEVLMSGVGGPGGWLDAHIVAGVVSALLLATAFIICVCVAVRRRRYGGYRQGDSVDEKGGSGEDDNARNSELTRAHLYSPTPTKKPRGSLASLKTQDDTSDPYEICPYATFSSVPLALCSVGSSDGTLEYGLSLHAMTPRDCLDHPAAAPHPHLSDRHAPAPPQSPAAYGHVGRQRSQSHYKETGEQEIAYITRGGRAEYGSRPKSIPGAQLPPTSTTPAPAAAPAASEQRQWAEEARKDTRGRQHRPRSRTRADTPGGGRDSSTESNDASSPVQQQRHHHHYQHHHHPQAGGGAGGRAGPHPLPPVRHARARTESSSSDSSTLTPPRPLHPPSAFSDSRELSEAECDRELRRGAEGEAGRARGGQQEIKAELTVLLQRYQQQQQQHRDEDVVQQQQQQQQQDGKRRAPERNPYTINV